Proteins from one Portunus trituberculatus isolate SZX2019 chromosome 38, ASM1759143v1, whole genome shotgun sequence genomic window:
- the LOC123515175 gene encoding uncharacterized protein LOC123515175 — protein sequence MQTDAMITEHGSEEMQGMEVPTQTTYSTDIPSLDSHTMKIRALEDQLTQQRMDTTTLTMELALLHDAPMRELLALCTQGCKWVSKKIEEYKILFDQLSPEIRSGFQHDYDNPLKNSSQSISLEDPSNPPGDHDLNSLNLNV from the exons ATGCAG aCTGACGCAATGATCACAGAGCACGGTAGCGAGGAAATGCAAGGAATGGAGGTGCCCACGCAGACGACTTACAGCACAGATATTCCGAGTTTGGACTCTCATACTATGAAAATTAGAGCCTTAGAAGACCAGCTGACCCAGCAAAGAA TGGATACTACTACTCTCACTATGGAACTTGCACTGCTCCATGATGCCCCTATGCGTGAGCTGCTCGCCCTTTGCACTCAAGGATGCAAGTGGGTTTCGAAAAAGATTGAAGAGTATAAAATACTCTTTGACCAGTTATCACCCGAAATCAGATCAGGCTTTCAACATGATTATGATAATCCTTTAAAAAACTCTTCACAATCGATTTCATTGGAAGATCCCTCAAATCCACCAGGAGATCACGATCTTAACTCCTTGAACCTCAACGTCTAA